The stretch of DNA CACCAAGTATAGCTGCAAACCCCATTGGCATAATCAATTTGGAAGCAGGTATATTTGCTTTTTTACCGATTTTCCGAAGAGCAGGAAGAAAAAGTGCTGCAGCTCCAATGTTTTGCATAAAAGAAGAAATAATACCAACCGTTGCTGAAGTACTAACCATTACATTTTTGTCTTTTACTCCAACTCGCTTTGTAATGAATTCAGCCACAACTGTCATAATGCCGGAGCGATCAACCCCATAGCCTATAAGCATAACTGCAATTACAGAAATAACTGCATTTGAGGAAAATCCCATGAATGCTTCTGACGCAGTAATAACTCCAGTCCAAGGAAGGATAACCATAATTAGTACTGCAACAAGGTCTGTCCGTAACTTTTCCGTCACAAACAGTACTATAGCTAATATCAGAACTCCAAAAGTAATTAAAATGTCAAGTGTCACGATGTATGAGCCCCTTTCATTTTTTCTACAACATTCATAATTTTTATTTCTTTAATTATCTATAAATTTGTCTTGTGAAATAGTATTTTTTAAAACTTTACAAGGGAAGTTTCTTGTAAAAATTATCTTATCGAACAACAATTAGAATCATTTTCATTCTCTACTATTCTTACCCCTTTTTTGAAATCCTACAGTTTTTTTTTAGAATTCACTTTTTGAGGTTTTAAATTTAAATCTCCATAATAAACCAATGAGGTTACTCATTTGTGTGAATCTATTTGTATAGATAGTCGAAACTAAAAGCCAAAAGGAAATAAGAAAAGCAAAATCCATCATAACCTGCTTTTTTAAAATCTAGAACTTCAAAATACACTATCTTCTTCAAAATATTTGACTAGTAACTCGATAATTCAGCCATTTTGTAGGGTTAAAAGACAACCTAATTATGCAAATACATAGCCAATCGTTCTTCAACAGCCTTAGCTCGCATCGGCTTTCCATAAAAATATCCCTGAGCTTGATCACAATTTTGTTGAATCAAAAAAGAAACCTGCTCTTCATGTTCAACACCTTCTGCAATTATCTCCATATTTAAATTTTTTGCTAACCCGATAATTGTTTTTACGATAGTCTTATTACGGTTACTTAAAGGATTTAAAAAAGATTGATCTATTTTCAACTTATGAACAGGCAACCTACTTAAATAGCTTAACGAACTATATCCAGTACCAAAATCGTCAATACTAATTTTCACACCTAAATCATTTAATTGATAAAGTATCCTTTCTGCTAGGGGAAAGTCCGCCATGATAGATTCTGTCATTTCAAGTTCAAGATTTCCACTAGACATATCACAATCTGACAAGATGTTCTGTATAATTCCAATGAAATTGGTTTGAGTAAATTGAAGTTGAGATACATTAACACTCATTGTTAATGACGAGAAGCCTTTATCGTTCAACTCCTTTAATTGATTACAAGCCGTTTCCAGTACCCACTTTCCAATTGGAATAATTAATTCCGTCTCTTCTGCAATAGGAATGAATTCAATGGGACTGATATACCCAAACTTTGGATGTTTCCACCGCAGCAAGGCTTCAAATCCAAGAATTTTCTCTGTATGAATTTCAACTTGTGGTTGATAAAATAGTTCTAGTTGATTTTCTTGAATAGCTTTACGAAGATCGGTTTCTATGATAAATTTTTCTCTTAAATTCATATCTACATGTTCTTGGTAAAATTGAAACTTATTTTTTCCCTTCCTTTTCGAAAAGTACATAGCTGCGTCAGCATGTTTCATGAGGACATCGACTCGATCCCCATCATTTGGGTACATAGCAGCACCGATACTGATTGAGGCAAATATGTCTATACCCTCTATCAAAAAAGGGCTTTCCAAGGATTCAAGGATATTATCGACTAGTTGGGTCACTTGTCGGCGATTCCGGTTTGGCAATAGAATAATAAACTCATCTCCACCCTGTCTGAATAGAAAATCCCTACTCTCGATTACTTCTCTTATTCGAGTAGCGATGGCAATAAGGACCTTATCCCCAAATAAGTGGCCAAATGTATCGTTAATATATTTAAAACGATCTATATCTAAGAAAAGAATTGAAAATGACTGGTTATCCTCACTATCAATCAATTGCATAACGTATTTTTCCAAGTAACGTCTATTTGGCAGTTGCGTAAGTGCATCATGAAACGCCATTTCCTTTACTTTATTTTCGACTATCTTCCGTTCTGTTATATCAATGGCGGTTCCGATCACTTCTATTATTCGGCCGTCATCATCAATAGGTGATAAATATACAAGAAAGTAATTATTATCTAACTGGATCTCAAAAGAAGTTTTAGCCCCTTCAAAAGCCTCTTGACAGGCACTTTCTATAACAGATGCAATATCAGACGGAAATACCTCCCTAACCTGTTTGTTTAGAAGAGTCTCAGTAGTCATACCCATCTTATCTGCTATTCCTCCTTCAGAAAGAGTAAATACACAATAACCCGCTTT from Sutcliffiella cohnii encodes:
- a CDS encoding EAL domain-containing protein; the encoded protein is MNRTTWRETRNSSEENYYETVLKHLYNTIFKFSKNKAGYCVFTLSEGGIADKMGMTTETLLNKQVREVFPSDIASVIESACQEAFEGAKTSFEIQLDNNYFLVYLSPIDDDGRIIEVIGTAIDITERKIVENKVKEMAFHDALTQLPNRRYLEKYVMQLIDSEDNQSFSILFLDIDRFKYINDTFGHLFGDKVLIAIATRIREVIESRDFLFRQGGDEFIILLPNRNRRQVTQLVDNILESLESPFLIEGIDIFASISIGAAMYPNDGDRVDVLMKHADAAMYFSKRKGKNKFQFYQEHVDMNLREKFIIETDLRKAIQENQLELFYQPQVEIHTEKILGFEALLRWKHPKFGYISPIEFIPIAEETELIIPIGKWVLETACNQLKELNDKGFSSLTMSVNVSQLQFTQTNFIGIIQNILSDCDMSSGNLELEMTESIMADFPLAERILYQLNDLGVKISIDDFGTGYSSLSYLSRLPVHKLKIDQSFLNPLSNRNKTIVKTIIGLAKNLNMEIIAEGVEHEEQVSFLIQQNCDQAQGYFYGKPMRAKAVEERLAMYLHN